The nucleotide window CGGGCACGAGCTCCAGGTCCACCGAACTTCTTGGACTCGCAGCGACGTGGATCGGCAACCAGCAGGGTCCTGTCGTACTGGATCAGGATGTCCTTGATCTCCTTCTTGGAGGCCTCATCCACATCTGTAAGTGGACGAAGGTTTAAGGTTATTTTACCAGTTCTTCTCTACACAAAGTGTTActactttcagctgttttaagttatgttcagatgtttcacatCTAAGTGCCTTTTTGTAACACACCATAAAGTTATGGGCTTGTTCAAATAATACATTAAGGATTTACAAAATTTGGCGAGAATTTTGTTCAGAAATTGTCGTTAGACCAGGTAGTTTCCATAAAACCAAGGCACCCATGTCCCGTACAGCACATTAATCAGTGCAGTAAACACTGCTCTTGAGTGATCACACTATCAAAATGTCATGACAGTTTAGCACTTGTAGGTTTCAAATGTTTCTTACAACAGCACGTAAAGATTTGAACCCTCTTCTTTTGAAAGCTGTGTTATAGTTTAAGATTAAATGCTGTCAGCCATCCCTGATATCCACAGATTTGTAAAAATCAGTGGTCCATGTATCAATACCATCAGTGAGACCACCTTTCATCAATAATCTAAACTATTCCTTAGGGACACAAGTTTGCTTCAGAACAAGAATATTTCacttatatttaataaaatataaacaaatattgacatCTACTGCCTGAAATAAAGCACAGGCTCATAGGATACAACTAAATAAAAGTTCAGTTCAATTCGCTCAAACATGTACGTCAAGTGTTTTGCACTTAACAAAGTTTAATACTCACACTTCTGGTAGTAGGCAACCAGGGCTTTGGAGATAGACTGACGGATAGCTggaagacaacaacaaaacattaattattatttttattcaataaaatatattccTAAGATGCATCAAGTGTCGATAGATAAATTCATCACTCCAGGGCTAAACCACGAGGATAACTAGATTGCCTGGGGCAACTTAAATGCCAAGTTGAGCTAGTAAACATGGCAAGCGAGTTGGAAAGCAGGGAAGAGAGAACATTGTGTGTAATTAAGATTCATATTTATatggtttcattttgtttccaaAGGTAAAACGAAGCCCATCTCTGGGAGAGTGAGTGGggattttagtgtttttatttgataactgcttattaataaaaaaaacaaaaaaaacacttgtacAGGGACTAGTGAAATGGACTGGCAAGTAGATTTCTGTCCCACCTGCCCGACATAAACATTTAACCCCTACTTCGAATCAACGTTCTGCTTACCGTAGATCTGTGCGACATGTCCACCACCCTTCACTCTGACTCTGATGTCAACTCCAGCAAAACGCTCCTTGCCCAGCAGCAGCACTGGCTCCAGAAGCTAAAACAAGAGCATATACTGATGtcaagcacacatttttcaaaaataagaGAAACAATCCTGGCAATCAGGATATCTGCAGGTTTATGGGCGTTATACAGAAAACTGCCTTGTCCTAGACCAAATTACTTTCAGGGGCACTGCTACGAAAAATGTAGCAACGCTAATCacatgcaataaaaacaaaactcgTTCACAAATTTAAGTTAGCGTCACAATGTTGTCAGCAGATAGGCCAGGGAAGACAGCAGATCTACACATGACATGCCACACTCAATTACAGATGTTACAGGTACTGCCTTCTGTCAGACATGCACCCAGATGTTTTTCACATGGGAACTCACCTTGTACTGGAGAGTGGCAGGCTCCACCATCTCCAGGGGTCTGCCGTTCACCTTGATCAGACCATTCCCCCTCTTGCAGTGGGCAACTGCTGTGGCGGTTttctatgaaaaaaaacatattgtcaGACACCATCAGAAACAACACAGAAGACAAATTttgaatgtgtatttctgtcaaCTTACACACGTACAAAGTTAAACTAACAAACGTGTCATTCGGTTTTAATTCATACATCTGGTTGATGGAGGAGCCTCTCTCGGGCCATGTGATTAGCTATGGTAGCTGACATTATCACTTATAGGAAAGGAACTGGTATTGATGGCATTTTCAATAAAATACAGGATATGTATGCCTGTTTGATGAAGCTTTGTGAGCTAAAATTAACCATTGTCATCTTCTATAAAAGTATCAGGAGCCCTGCCACTTTTAGCAACCaggctagctagttagcctaAACCGGATCCAATACATAGCAAAAACCGACCGGTGGCTAACCAAGTAAAGATTTTTCATTGACTTTATAATCATTTACATCGACATTTGAGATTCTTTACACATTTCAGTTATTCTCAGAGCTATATTAACCACCCAACAGTTAAATAAGTCGGGTACATCGCTGTGAAACTACGACACACGGCCACTTCATGTTAGCTACTTTAGCTAATGTGCGCTAGCAAGACAGGGCAGCCACAACACCGCACGTGGATTAATTTCTAtatttttacttactttacGTCCAAAAACCTGGACAGACTGCAAAGGACCTTTAGCTGGCATGTTTCTGAAACACACAGGGCACAACACTTACATTAGAAACCAGTAAATAAGTATGATTTATGCTATTTTAGCGGATCGGGGTGAAGAACATACCGTCTTCAGCTAGGGTGCCGTACGGAGAGACCGATGGGGTTTCACACGGCGAAGTTCAGGGGCTGTTGCACGACACTTCAGAGCTGCTTTGTGGTAGGGTTTGCGACAGTTGCTCTCGCTCTACCTCCATTTTACAGGTTGTGCTCTTGAGCTGTTTATTTGTTGGTAAAAATCGCACTTTAGTGATAGAAAAGGgcaatttcatcattttaaatcaCCATGTATGTGGCAAACTCATTGATAGTATGCAGATAGGCTTTTCTGAGCGTCCTGACATTTGTTAAAAGGTGACTTTAGGGTGTCTTTTCCAACAAAAGTAGCCTATATAGTGGGGTCACAAATGGGTTTATAACTTACATCATTCAAAGTGCAGAAATGGCACTGCTGGTGCATGAAAAGGTTACCAGATTATGCATTATTACTGTATCCTTCTAATCTGCCAATATGAGGCCTGTTTTCTTGagttcaaaatgtattttgttgtcaCAAAGCCAATTTCAGGAAAAATGGACGATTCCGGAGGAAAAACAAAGGgtcacagacaaaaacacacttctttGCAGGCTATACTACATCAGAacaaatttcatttcattaccaAAAAACCTATATCCCCTAGTTAAACTGATGTGAGataggctactttttatttttcacatattaATGTTTTTGACTCCACTAGAGATGTGATGGATGAAGCTTTAACCACTGACAGCAAACCTTAAGTCCAGACTGTTGAAAAGATGAAACAACTTATTTTTAGACTGATTAAGGATTTGCAATGGTGACACGGCGCATgcagagaggaaagaagctTTATAATAACCTCACATCAACTTCTAATATCaccttaaaatgttttaatccaaCACAACTATATTAATAAATCATAATTTTACACATCATAGTTGTTTGGCCTTTTAGTTGTGACTTCACACGGGACCCTCTTTTATTATGACAGCAATA belongs to Pagrus major chromosome 14, Pma_NU_1.0 and includes:
- the rps16 gene encoding small ribosomal subunit protein uS9; translated protein: MPAKGPLQSVQVFGRKKTATAVAHCKRGNGLIKVNGRPLEMVEPATLQYKLLEPVLLLGKERFAGVDIRVRVKGGGHVAQIYAIRQSISKALVAYYQKYVDEASKKEIKDILIQYDRTLLVADPRRCESKKFGGPGARARYQKSYR